A window from Montipora capricornis isolate CH-2021 chromosome 7, ASM3666992v2, whole genome shotgun sequence encodes these proteins:
- the LOC138056379 gene encoding NFX1-type zinc finger-containing protein 1-like — protein MTPTRKRRYGRTNHPNVPHWNNSEESRSTESSHAPAKRRRTDNGEGKSETRNYVPIGFKALEKICMSQSPEDGIWDLANKSKRFEALLNSESEIRLDLMRLIIRAIHLCCSSEGVTQHADQILRLVIKTNFLHLHLSSFINQIPFFSELDSAFQTQLEDVISQLAEIFLELLQRFGSETVAAIPLAQLNDTLAELKNKNPLLKVDMLSQKVVRVKELKDEIIRRKLKVARKQDESELIPPENFRDISVAPQAADLNIHCKPFLRVNVVDGRYKDLEHYLDVQFRLLREDFIVPLRDGIRQLQKNYERLGESYTRRTKFANDVHVYRNVTVLYPVCNGKGMVYRIRFDSLHRSVSHVKWGKTKRLKFGSLLCLSADDFYNLLFGTVENRDPKELCLGELEVRFEGDNLDRLNQSITMKEKFEMVESPAFFEAYRHVLDGLKEIQPGNLPFEEHIVKCVQDVGPPDYERISNGFFVMSDIAGFDLNSQSCDNDGIPFVIDESEPEDDSMNVDSVTIDNSDISSVSTVDSDSSEDLLPLGAVNIYDLPLGRDDLGFNESQMRAFQVALTKKIAVIQGPPGTGKTYVGQKIARVLLQSASLWQDKGKRRSPILMVSYTNHALDEFLGGLPLEGVVRVGGRCSEKLKSCALKSRRDDARKKKEIPAKIARARFKARDELRALLDDGLLERSTAVLKCSRRGVLSFRVLKHFMFRHHVRWFENEAHRGTDDLLLDWLGVKIVVPRDSREKNDRYGAHKEDFRMQVSVRHFANDDDYENDDSEAVSNRFKVDICRADETNKPAGLCRDLFRDDVMSKVEEEQIRGNLGRLSLRRRWNLYRLWLQRVEKHHLDQLQKKQPDYERALARQHEVTNAEDKHILRNARVIGMTTTCAARYRRILQQICPQIVLVEEAAEVLEAHIITTLTKGCQHLILIGDHQQLRPTPEVWKLAKTYKLDVSLFERMVNVGIPCQKLSVQHRMRPEIAALMRHIYDDLENHKSVEEYENIKGIKKNMFFIKHSDFEDHDNNESHSHTNQHEATFLVSLCKYLLQQGYSAEQITILTSYTGQMFAIRDRRDEKNEELKDVRLTTIDNFQGEENDIILLSLVRSNKEEKVGFIKIVNRACVALSRAKRGFYCIGNFDLLSKHSDIWRKIVEDLESTGSIGNALPLVCQIHGDEVTAETAQDFGDKVPYGGCLKPCEVRLDCGHACQKLCHPYDPEHEEYICEEECSKVIRGCSHQCSKLCYEGCETKCAVMVMKRHSHCGHFTRVACGKDFSKIQCKERCEKMLSRCGHRCQARCGQPCSTRCNELVKRNDWPCGHEVNMACSASPADCNIECGAKLQCGHRCSGKCGECRMGRVHKRCTSHCRRVLVCSHDCKAHCSNSCPPCSEKCENRCKHSRCNKKCGEPCVSCKEKCSWKCRHHKCTKLCGELCNRPRCNKPCKKILKCGRKQDPHRCRGLCGEPCICAVCEKNDGTDPITEIFLGGEDDEDALFIQLPDCKHIFAVTDLDRYMDMSNDDSLESHVIQLKSCPRCKSAIRTSLRYGNVIKQQLYDIEEVKKKVKGHQSEIDDAKKRLETRLTELKKTFDGENEMKEWERLCKRRLSNGIEAAVTENQVNLMERYCVMSQKLKCNLLSEPSCRKDSIDCRLEGLFVQGELDCMKKRSMSGGVTQQELQDIDLEFTRLHLQLELCLLNHGVLTHHPALDTSSTDVMREIRDHLSSGKLIEAKRLDELLDKLSAIREAHPCLGPVTPEQKRQIVTAVGLSKGHWYKCPNGHCYAIGECGGAMEKSTCPECGAVIGGVSHTLQEGNRLAPEMDGAQHSAWSEQANLQNYLIVDEV, from the exons ATGACACCAACCCGAAAGAGACGTTACGGTAGAACTAACCACCCAAACGTACCCCACTGGAACAATTCAGAAGAGTCAAGATCGACTGAATCATCCCATGCCCCTGCAAAACGAAGGCGGACAGATAACGGAGAAGGGAAGAGTGAGACGAGAAATTATGTGCCAATTGGATTCAAGGCCTTGGAGAAAATTTGCATGTCACAATCTCCGGAAGATGGAATTTGGGATCTTGCGAACAAATCCAAAAGATTTGAAGCCCTCCTAAATTCCGAGTCTGAAATCCGGCTTGATTTAATGAGGCTTATAATTCGCGCTATTCATCTGTGCTGTTCGTCAGAAGGGGTAACGCAACATGCCGATCAGATCCTGCGTCTTGTCATCAAAACCAACTTCCTGCATCTTCATCTCTCCAGTTTTATCAATCAAATACCGTTCTTTTCGGAGCTTGACAGCGCATTTCAAACTCAACTTGAAGATGTGATCTCGCAGTTGGCTGAGATTTTTCTCGAGCTGTTACAAAGATTTGGAAGTGAGACAGTCGCTGCAATTCCTCTAGCCCAACTAAATGACACGCTAGCAGAGCTGAAAAACAAGAATCCTTTACTCAAAGTAGACATGTTAAGCCAAAAAGTTGTTCGAGTGAAAGAATTAAAGGACGAAATTATTCGTCGAAAACTTAAGGTTGCCCGAAAGCAAGACGAATCTGAACTTATACCACCCGAGAATTTCAGGGACATTAGTGTGGCTCCACAAGCTGCTGACCTTAACATTCATTGTAAGCCGTTTCTTCGCGTCAACGTTGTCGATGGACGCTACAAAGACCTGGAGCACTATTTGGACGTACAGTTTCGGCTTCTTAGAGAGGACTTCATCGTTCCACTGCGAGATGGAATAAGACAGCTTCAAAAGAATTACGAACGCCTCGGAGAAAGCTACACGAGACGCACCAAATTTGCCAATGACGTCCATGTGTACCGTAATGTCACCGTCCTGTATCCCGTATGCAATGGAAAGGGAATGGTTTATAGAATCCGGTTTGACTCGTTGCACAGAAGCGTAAGCCACGTGAAATGGGGAAAGACCAAGCGTTTGAAGTTTGGATCCCTTCTCTGTCTCTCCGCAGATGACTTTTACAACCTTTTGTTTGGGACAGTTGAGAATCGAGATCCAAAAGAGCTTTGCCTTGGCGAGCTGGAAGTGCGCTTTGAAGGTGATAATCTAGATAGATTAAATCAGTCCATTACTATGAAGGAGAAGTTTGAGATGGTGGAGTCGCCTGCATTTTTCGAAGCTTACCGACATGTTTTAGACGGTTTGAAAGAAATCCAACCTGGAAACCTACCTTTCGAAGAACACATCGTTAAATGTGTCCAAGATGTCGGGCCACCTGACTATGAGAGGATAAGTAACGGATTCTTTGTCATGAGCGACATAGCAGGCTTTGATTTGAATTCACAATCTTGTGACAACGATGGAATTCCATTTGTTATAGATGAATCAGAGCCCGAAGATGATTCCATGAACGTAGATTCCGTTACCATTGACAACAGCGATATCTCTAGCGTATCTACAGTTGACAGCGACTCGTCCGAAGATCTTCTCCCGTTAGGCGCTGTTAACATTTACGACTTGCCACTAGGCCGAGACGACCTGGGATTCAATGAGTCACAGATGCGTGCATTCCAAGTGGCACTGACCAAGAAGATTGCAGTCATTCAAGGACCACCGGGAACTGGAAAGACGTACGTTGGCCAGAAGATCGCACGGGTTCTTTTGCAGAGTGCCTCACTTTGGCAAGACAAAGGCAAACGCCGGTCACCCATCTTGATGGTGTCCTACACCAATCACGCGCTGGATGAGTTCCTGGGAGGCTTACCACTGGAAG GGGTAGTTCGTGTTGGTGGACGCTGTAGCGAAAAACTGAAGAGCTGCGCTCTCAAAAGTCGGCGAGACGATGCCAGAAAGAAGAAGGAAATTCCAGCAAAAATCGCCAGAGCACGATTTAAAGCTAGGGATGAACTCAGAGCGCTACTTGACGATGGACTCCTTGAGCGGTCAACAGCAGTACTGAAGTGCTCAAGAAGAGGAGTTCTCTCCTTCCGTGTGCTAAAGCATTTTATGTTTCGCCATCATGTCAGGTGGTTTGAGAATGAAGCACACAGAGGCACTGACGATTTGTTACTGGATTGGTTGGGAGTAAAGATTGTTGTCCCAAGGGACTCCAGGGAGAAAAATGATCGTTATGGTGCTCATAAGGAAGACTTTAGAATGCAAGTATCAGTTCGTCACTTTGCAAACGACGACGACTACGAGAATGACGATAGTGAAGCCGTATCCAATCGTTTTAAAGTGGACATTTGCAGAGCAGACGAAACGAATAAGCCCGCCGGACTGTGCAGAGACCTTTTTAGGGATGACGTCATGTCCAAAGTCGAAGAAGAACAGATTCGGGGGAACCTCGGGCGCTTATCGTTGCGTCGACGCTGGAACCTTTACAGGCTTTGGCTGCAGAGAGTGGAAAAACACCACTTAGATCAACTTCAGAAAAAACAGCCTGATTACGAAAGAGCGTTAGCCCGCCAGCATGAGGTAACAAACGCCGAAGACAAACATATTCTTCGAAACGCACGAGTCATTGGCATGACAACCACGTGCGCGGCTAGGTATCGGCGCATTCTCCAGCAGATTTGCCCCCAAATCGTTTTGGTTGAGGAAGCTGCTGAAGTACTAGAGGCTCATATCATTACCACTTTGACCAAAGGATGCCAGCACTTGATTTTGATTGGCGATCACCAGCAACTTAGACCCACCCCCGAAGTGTGGAAATTGGCCAAAACGTACAAACTGGACGTGTCACTGTTCGAGAGGATGGTTAATGTTGGAATTCCTTGCCAGAAGCTGTCTGTACAACATCGCATGAGGCCTGAAATTGCTGCCCTAATGAGACACATCTACGACGATCTCGAGAATCATAAATCCGTGGAAGAATACGAGAACATCAAAGGAATTAAAAAGAACATGTTCTTTATCAAGCACAGCGATTTTGAGGACCACGATAATAACGAGTCACACAGTCACACCAACCAGCACGAAGCCACCTTTTTGGTATCTCTGTGTAAGTACTTACTTCAGCAAGGTTACAGTGCCGAGCAAATAACAATTTTGACATCCTACACTGGACAAATGTTTGCTATTCGAGATAGAAGGGACGAAAAGAACGAAGAACTTAAAGACGTTCGTCTGACGACCATTGACAACTTCCAaggcgaagaaaatgacatcatcCTTTTGTCACTCGTGCGTAGCAACAAGGAAGAGAAAGTAGGTTTTATCAAGATTGTGAATCGCGCGTGCGTTGCTCTTTCTCGTGCCAAGAGGGGATTTTATTGCATCGGAAATTTTGATCTTCTCTCCAAACACAGTGATATCTGGCGCAAGATTGTAGAAGATTTGGAATCGACTGGAAGCATTGGAAACGCGTTACCTCTTGTTTGTCAAATTCACGGCGATGAAGTGACAGCTGAAACGGCCCAAGATTTCGGTGACAAAGTTCCTTACGGGGGATGTCTGAAGCCATGTGAAGTGCGCCTGGATTGCGGTCATGCCTGCCAAAAATTGTGTCATCCTTATGACCCTGAGCATGAAGAATATATCTGTGAGGAGGAATGCTCCAAAGTCATCAGAGGGTGCTCTCACCAGTGTTCTAAGCTTTGCTACGAAGGGTGTGAAACAAAGTGTGCTGTGATGGTGATGAAAAGACATTCACATTGTGGTCACTTTACGAGAGTAGCATGTGGCAAAGATTTTTCCAAAATTCAGTGCAAAGAACGGTGTGAAAAGATGCTCTCCAGATGTGGTCATCGATGCCAAGCTCGTTGTGGTCAGCCCTGCTCAACTAGGTGCAACGAATTGGTTAAGAGAAATGATTGGCCATGTGGACATGAAGTCAATATGGCCTGCTCCGCCTCACCAGCCGATTGCAACATTGAGTGCGGCGCCAAATTGCAGTGTGGACACAGGTGTTCTGGAAAATGTGGCGAGTGTCGAATGGGAAGAGTGCACAAGCGATGTACATCCCACTGTCGTCGAGTATTGGTGTGTTCACATGATTGTAAGGCGCACTGTTCTAACTCATGTCCACCATGTTCCGAGAAGTGTGAAAATCGCTGCAAGCACAGTCGCTGCAATAAGAAATGTGGAGAGCCGTGCGTTTCGTGCAAAGAGAAATGCTCGTGGAAGTGCCGTCATCACAAATGTACCAAACTGTGCGGTGAGTTGTGCAATCGGCCGAGGTGtaacaagccttgcaaaaaaaTTCTGAAGTGTGGACGTAAGCAAGATCCTCACCGTTGTCGCGGTCTTTGTGGAGAGCCCTGTATTTGTGCTGTATGCGAGAAAAATGACGGCACGGATCCCATCACCGAAATCTTTCTTGGTGGGGAAGACGATGAAGATGCACTATTCATTCAGTTACCAGATTGCAAACACATCTTCGCGGTAACGGATCTTGACAG GTACATGGATATGTCCAATGACGACTCCCTTGAAAGTCACGTGATTCAGCTGAAATCATGCCCCCGTTGCAAGTCTGCAATCCGCACGAGCCTGCGATACGGTAACGTGATTAAACAGCAACTTTATGACATAGAGGAAGTGAAAAAGAAGGTGAAAGGGCACCAAAGCGAAATAGATGATGCGAAGAAAAGATTGGAAACGCGTCTTACGGAACTAAAAAAGACGTTTGACGGAGAAAACGAAATGAAAGAGTGGGAAAGGCTCTGCAAGAGACGACTAAGCAATGGGATAGAAGCTGCTGTTACGGAAAATCAAGTGAACTTGATGGAGCGTTATTGTGTTATGAGCCAGAAACTAAAGTGCAATCTTCTCAGCGAGCCCAGTTGCCGAAAAGACAGCATCGATTGTCGCTTGGAAG GTTTGTTCGTTCAGGGAGAACTGGACTGCATGAAAAAGAGATCGATGTCTGGGGGAGTCACACAGCAAGAGCTGCAAGACATCGATCTAGAATTCACCAGACTGCATCTGCAACTCGAGCTGTGTTTGCTGAATCATGGTGTCTTGACTCACCACCCAGCGCTGGACACATCGTCCACTGACGTCATGAGAGAGATCCGCGATCACTTGTCCAGCGGTAAACTCATAGAAGCTAAGCGGCTGGATGAACTTCTGGATAAGTTGTCAGCAATCCG GGAAGCACACCCTTGTCTTGGTCCTGTGACACCTGAACAAAAGAGACAGATCGTGACAGCGGTAGGTCTGTCCAAAGGTCATTGGTACAAATGTCCAAACGGACACTGCTACGCCATTGGTGAATGCGGTGGGGCTATGGAGAAAAGCACGTGTCCAGAATGCGGCGCTGTGATTGGCGGAGTAAGTCACACATTGCAAGAGGGTAATCGGCTAGCTCCAGAGATGGACGGAGCACAACACTCGGCTTGGTCTGAACAGGCAAACTTACAAAATTACCTTATAGTAGATGAAGTATAA
- the LOC138056380 gene encoding cystatin-A1-like: protein MEGGFTKEMKATEEVQKICDQTKSQAEEKAGTTFNQFQAISYRSQVVAGMNYIIKVDVGNTPYNYVHLYVYQSLASDGSTLEVTTIKTGMKESAPLEPIK from the exons ATGGAGGGTGGATTTACTAAGGAGATGAAGGCTACTGAAGAAGTGCAAAAAATTTGCGATCAG ACGAAGAGTCAAGCAGAGGAAAAAGCTGGGACAACTTTCAACCAGTTCCAGGCCATATCTTACAGATCACAAGTTGTAGCGGGGATGAATTACATCATTAAG GTTGATGTTGGCAATACTCCTTATAATTACGTCCACTTATACGTGTATCAGAGTTTGGCGAGTGATGGATCAACCCTTGAAGTTACCACTATCAAAACTGGAATGAAGGAAAGCGCTCCCTTGGAGCCGATCAAGTGA